In one Triplophysa dalaica isolate WHDGS20190420 chromosome 9, ASM1584641v1, whole genome shotgun sequence genomic region, the following are encoded:
- the LOC130428293 gene encoding uncharacterized protein K02A2.6-like: MPVDSQEHMEVLEEVLKRLQAYNLRVRRDKCVFFQSSVSYLGHIIDAEGIHPMKEKTDAIEKAAVPKNVTELRSFLALLNYYGKFIANLSTLIQPMTELLHKDVPWVWSDKCQAAFLSAKRHLMSNTVLVHFDAELPLVLACDASPVGVGAVISHRMRDGSERPIAFASRMLTKTERNYAQIEKEALGLVFGVMKFHDYLFGRQFTLITDHKPLLKILGPKTGVPTLAAARMQRWSLILSAYRYEIQYKRSEQHGNADALSRLPIQDVDSVRSGGVFKVSYLDDLPVTATEIAQETEMDSVLTQVKEHVMRGWPKHCPDDMFKPYFSKRFELSVEQGCLLWGYRVLIPKTLQGRLLAELHDNHWGMVKMKSLARSFVWWPSLDVNIEVLVSQCDVCQQQRSMPAPVPVHTWKWSSAPWERIHLDFAEYQQQMFLVVMDAYARWPEIFPMQTCTSTKTIDVLRNLFAAYGLAREVVTDNGPQFTSVEFEEFLLLNGVKHTKSPAYHPASNGLAERLVQNLKRALAKNKAGGGKSLQHCVANFLYGYRNTPHTATHKTPAELFLKRSVRTRLSLYNLRELWLDQCDPYKTTYKPGKVTVGQAVLVKNYSGGEKWLKGTISKVLGPVTYMVDVNGNCVKRHVNQMLSSTFMFNSEVVEPHLVQDRGHWNPEEIEMDIAKDNETVNSTRTETALLSDKAKGSSSTSVEVTERLSEQTRPVRSRRAPQRLNL, from the coding sequence ATGCCTGTAGATTCACAAGAGCACATGGAAGTTTTGGAAGAAGTGCTAAAACGGTTACAGGCGTATAACCTTAGAGTCCGAAgagataaatgtgtgttttttcaaagCAGTGTCTCTTATTTGGGGCATATCATTGATGCAGAGGGGATTCACcccatgaaagaaaaaacagacgCAATAGAAAAAGCGGCTGTTCCAAAAAATGTGACAGAACTCAGATCTTTCTTAGCTCTGTTAAATTACTATGGCAAATTCATTGCTAATCTTTCCACCCTCATTCAGCCCATGACAGAGCTTTTGCATAAAGATGTGCCCTGGGTGTGGTCGGACAAATGTCAGGCAGCGTTTCTGAGTGCAAAACGGCACTTGATGTCAAATACGGTACTAGTTCATTTCGATGCTGAGCTACCGTTAGTTTTAGCATGCGATGCATCTCCTGTAGGAGTCGGTGCAGTAATCTCACACCGAATGAGAGACGGTAGTGAAAGACCTATCGCTTTCGCTTCTAGAATGTTGACCAAAACTGAACGAAATTACGCTCAAATAGAAAAAGAGGCTTTAGGGCTGGTATTTGGGGTAATGAAGTTCCATGATTATTTGTTTGGTAGACAGTTTACATTAATAACTGACCATAAGCCACTGCTAAAAATTTTAGGACCCAAAACAGGGGTGCCTACACTTGCAGCTGCTAGGATGCAGAGATGGTCATTAATTTTGTCTGCGTACAGATACGAAATTCAGTACAAAAGATCAGAACAGCATGGGAATGCTGATGCGCTATCGAGACTTCCCATACAAGATGTTGATTCGGTCAGATCCGGTGGAGTGTTTAAAGTGTCATACCTTGATGACTTACCAGTCACAGCAACAGAAATTGCACAAGAAACAGAAATGGACTCTGTACTTACACAGGTCAAGGAACATGTGATGCGTGGTTGGCCAAAGCATTGTCCTGATGACATGTTCAAACCATATTTTTCGAAGAGATTTGAGCTTTCTGTTGAACAGGGATGTCTTCTTTGGGGCTATCGGGTACTTATACCTAAAACATTACAGGGTAGACTTTTGGCAGAACTGCATGATAATCATTGGGGTATGGTTAAGATGAAATCACTGGCCCGAAGTTTTGTTTGGTGGCCCTCACTTGATGTAAACATTGAGGTGTTAGTGAGTCAATGTGATGTGTGTCAGCAACAGAGAAGTATGCCTGCCCCTGTCCCTGTACACACATGGAAATGGTCTTCTGCACCATGGGAGAGAATTCACTTAGATTTTGCTGAGTATCAACAGCAAATGTTTTTAGTGGTAATGGATGCGTACGCTAGATGGCCTGAAATTTTTCCTATGCAAACCTGTACTTCTACAAAAACAATTGATGTGTTAAGAAATTTGTTTGCTGCGTACGGTCTTGCTAGAGAAGTAGTAACGGACAATGGGCCCCAATTTACTTCTGTAGAATTTGAGGAATTCTTGTTGCTTAATGGGGTAAAACACACTAAATCGCCTGCTTACCATCCTGCCTCTAATGGCTTAGCTGAGAGGTTGGTGCAGAACCTTAAACGAGCACTTGCAAAGAACAAAGCAGGAGGTGGTAAATCATTGCAGCACTGCGTAGCTAATTTTCTGTACGGCTACCGCAATACGCCTCATACTGCTACTCACAAGACACCTGCGGAATTATTTCTAAAAAGGTCAGTTCGAACCAGATTGTCTCTGTATAACCTGAGAGAACTCTGGCTTGACCAGTGTGATCCATATAAAACCACTTACAAGCCCGGTAAAGTGACGGTTGGTCAAGCGGTTTTGGTGAAAAATTACAGTGGAGGGGAAAAATGGTTAAAGGGCACAATTTCAAAAGTATTGGGTCCAGTAACTTATATGGTGGATGTAAATGGAAACTGTGTTAAACGACATGTTAATCAGATGTTGAGTAGCACATTTATGTTTAACAGTGAGGTTGTTGAACCACACCTGGTTCAGGACAGAGGACACTGGAACCCTGAGGAAATTGAAATGGACATTGCAAAGGACAATGAAACTGTTAATTCAACAAGAACGGAGACTGCATTGTTAAGCGATAAGGCAAAAGGATCATCGTCTACTTCAGTAGAAGTCACTGAAAGACTGTCTGAACAAACCCGTCCTGTGCGTAGCAGGCGTGCTCCACAGAGgttgaatttataa